One Nonomuraea angiospora DNA segment encodes these proteins:
- a CDS encoding STAS domain-containing protein (This anti-anti-sigma factor, or anti-sigma factor antagonist, belongs to a family that includes characterized members SpoIIAA, RsbV, RsfA, and RsfB.) gives MKLRLARHALGDAVVVAVEGELDLFTAPFLRDEVRDAIKQDSARLVLDLQQLSFMDSSGLSVLIEAWRLATGEGGGVSLAAPQAPVARILRTTGLDRRIKVYSDVDSAVGEI, from the coding sequence ATGAAGCTGCGGCTTGCGCGACACGCCCTTGGCGATGCCGTGGTGGTGGCCGTTGAGGGAGAGCTCGACCTGTTCACCGCACCGTTCCTGCGCGACGAGGTGCGTGACGCGATCAAGCAGGACAGCGCCAGGCTGGTGCTCGACCTGCAGCAGCTGTCGTTCATGGACTCCAGCGGCCTGTCGGTGCTGATCGAGGCCTGGCGGCTGGCGACGGGCGAGGGCGGCGGCGTGTCCCTGGCGGCGCCCCAGGCGCCCGTGGCGCGCATTCTCCGTACGACGGGGCTGGACCGGCGCATCAAGGTCTATTCCGACGTCGACAGCGCTGTGGGTGAGATTTGA
- a CDS encoding GMC oxidoreductase — MRSTGKTSTSDLSRRGFLIGTGSLLGAAALGRPAAAAAGPIADGAHVPALVIGTGYGGSVAALRLAQAGVDVHMIEMGMAWDTPSSDGKIFCNTLQPDNRSYWLRTRTKAPLNYFLGFPIDRDITRYTGVLDAEEFSGITVYQGRGVGGGSLVNGGMAVTPKRENFAAILPSVNPAEMYDTYYPRANSGLGVGTVDPAWFDSTDCYQYARVGRKHAQRSGFPFTFVPDVYDWDYMKQEAAGTVTKSALAGEILYGNNYGKKSLQKTYLARAAATGRVTVSPLHRVASVVPASGGAYTVTIEQLNTSGDTTATKTVTADRVFFAAGSVGTSKLLVRLKATGALPNLNGEIGKGWGDNGNVMCGRANHLWDPTGSLQSSIPCSGIDNWAAGGAFAEIAPLPTGIETFASFYLSITKNPNRAQFTWNAATGKVELNWQTAWKQPAIDMAKTIFDKINAKEGTIYRTDLFGLYKIWGDHLTYHPLGGAVLNKATDNYGRLTAYPGLYVIDGALIPGNTSVNPFVTITALAERNIEKIIATDL; from the coding sequence ATGCGCAGCACCGGAAAGACCTCGACCTCCGACCTCTCCCGCCGCGGCTTCCTCATCGGGACCGGGTCCCTCCTGGGCGCGGCGGCCCTCGGCCGGCCGGCCGCCGCCGCTGCCGGTCCGATCGCCGACGGGGCCCACGTGCCGGCCCTCGTCATCGGCACCGGGTACGGCGGCTCCGTGGCCGCCCTGCGCCTGGCCCAGGCGGGTGTCGACGTCCACATGATCGAGATGGGCATGGCCTGGGACACCCCCAGCTCCGACGGCAAGATCTTCTGCAACACGCTCCAGCCGGACAACCGCTCCTACTGGCTCCGCACCCGGACGAAAGCCCCGCTCAACTACTTCCTCGGCTTCCCCATCGACCGGGACATCACCCGCTACACCGGCGTGCTGGACGCCGAGGAGTTCAGCGGCATCACCGTCTACCAGGGCCGCGGCGTCGGCGGCGGCTCGCTGGTGAACGGCGGCATGGCCGTCACCCCCAAGCGCGAGAACTTCGCCGCCATCCTCCCCTCGGTGAACCCCGCCGAGATGTACGACACCTACTACCCCCGCGCGAACTCCGGCCTCGGCGTCGGCACCGTGGACCCCGCCTGGTTCGACTCCACCGACTGCTACCAGTACGCCCGCGTGGGCCGCAAGCACGCGCAGCGCTCCGGCTTCCCGTTCACCTTCGTGCCGGACGTGTACGACTGGGACTACATGAAGCAGGAGGCCGCCGGCACGGTCACCAAGTCGGCCCTGGCCGGCGAGATCCTTTACGGCAACAACTACGGCAAGAAATCCCTGCAGAAGACGTACCTCGCCCGGGCCGCGGCCACCGGCAGGGTCACCGTCTCCCCCTTGCACCGGGTGGCCTCGGTCGTTCCCGCGTCCGGCGGCGCCTACACGGTGACCATCGAGCAGCTGAACACGAGCGGCGACACCACGGCCACCAAGACCGTGACCGCGGACCGGGTGTTCTTCGCGGCCGGCAGCGTCGGCACCAGCAAGTTACTGGTCAGGCTGAAGGCCACCGGCGCGCTGCCCAACCTGAACGGCGAGATCGGCAAGGGCTGGGGCGACAACGGCAACGTCATGTGCGGTCGCGCCAACCACCTCTGGGACCCGACCGGATCGCTCCAGTCGTCCATCCCGTGCAGCGGCATCGACAACTGGGCCGCGGGCGGCGCCTTCGCGGAGATCGCCCCGCTCCCCACCGGGATCGAGACCTTCGCGTCGTTCTATCTCTCCATCACCAAGAACCCGAACCGCGCCCAGTTCACCTGGAACGCCGCGACGGGAAAGGTGGAGCTGAACTGGCAGACGGCCTGGAAACAACCGGCCATCGACATGGCGAAGACCATTTTCGACAAAATCAACGCGAAAGAGGGGACGATTTACCGGACCGATTTGTTCGGCCTCTACAAGATCTGGGGCGACCATCTGACGTACCACCCGCTCGGGGGCGCGGTCCTGAACAAGGCGACCGACAATTACGGGCGGCTGACCGCCTACCCCGGCCTGTACGTCATCGACGGGGCGCTGATCCCGGGCAACACCAGCGTCAACCCGTTCGTCACCATCACGGCCCTGGCCGAGCGGAACATCGAGAAAATCATCGCCACCGACCTGTGA
- a CDS encoding energy-coupling factor ABC transporter permease, with translation MHVPDGFFNAATSVSAGVVAAAGVTVCLRGARRELDDRTAPMAGLVAAFIFAVQMLNFPVAAGTSGHLLGGALAAILVGPYTGVLCMAVVLLVQGVFFADGGLTALGINITIMGIVTVLVGWGVFRLVTGLSRGRVAVAAFLAALVSVPASALAFTLLFWIGGTAPIEVGAVAAAMGGVHVLIGIGEALITAVTVSAVLAVRPDLVYGARGLAKPLVLRGAEGTSTTVGGQEPAAAPGRLKPFLLGGVGLTLVLAGVVSFFASSSPDGLEAVAENKGFLGQATDHLVTWGLADYGEVGGIPVGVAGIIGVGLVLLIAGAVAYAARGRDAAKV, from the coding sequence GTGCACGTACCAGATGGCTTCTTCAATGCGGCGACATCCGTCTCGGCCGGGGTGGTGGCGGCGGCCGGGGTCACCGTCTGCCTGCGCGGCGCCCGGCGCGAGCTCGACGACCGGACCGCTCCCATGGCCGGGCTCGTCGCGGCCTTCATCTTCGCCGTCCAGATGCTCAACTTCCCCGTCGCCGCCGGCACCAGCGGTCACCTGCTGGGCGGTGCGCTGGCCGCGATACTCGTCGGGCCGTACACGGGCGTGCTGTGTATGGCCGTGGTCCTCCTCGTGCAGGGCGTGTTCTTCGCCGACGGCGGGCTGACCGCGCTCGGCATCAACATCACGATCATGGGCATCGTCACCGTGCTGGTCGGCTGGGGAGTCTTCCGGCTGGTGACCGGGCTGTCCAGGGGACGCGTGGCGGTGGCGGCGTTCCTGGCGGCGCTGGTCTCGGTGCCGGCCTCCGCGCTGGCGTTCACGCTGCTGTTCTGGATCGGGGGGACCGCGCCGATCGAGGTGGGCGCGGTGGCGGCGGCCATGGGAGGCGTGCACGTCCTCATCGGCATCGGCGAGGCGCTGATCACGGCCGTGACCGTCAGCGCGGTCCTGGCCGTGCGGCCCGACCTCGTGTACGGCGCCCGCGGCCTGGCCAAACCCCTGGTCCTACGCGGCGCCGAGGGCACGAGCACCACCGTGGGCGGGCAGGAGCCGGCCGCCGCGCCCGGCAGGCTCAAGCCGTTCCTGCTCGGAGGGGTCGGCCTGACGCTGGTCCTGGCCGGGGTGGTGTCGTTCTTCGCCTCGTCCTCGCCCGACGGGCTGGAGGCGGTCGCCGAGAACAAGGGCTTCCTCGGCCAGGCGACCGACCACCTGGTGACGTGGGGGCTGGCCGACTACGGCGAGGTGGGCGGCATCCCCGTCGGCGTGGCCGGGATCATCGGCGTCGGGCTCGTGCTGCTCATCGCCGGGGCCGTGGCGTACGCCGCCCGCGGCCGCGACGCGGCCAAGGTGTGA
- a CDS encoding ClpX C4-type zinc finger protein, protein MPDDWKDKIRCSFCHKKSAEVKKMIAGPGVHICDQCIELCNEILAQERLATSTEPRLPMWESMTEEQILEHLPKIAAVQAQVDDNLRDWVAHLRGRDVSWERIGVSLGMTRQSAWERFRSET, encoded by the coding sequence ATGCCTGACGACTGGAAGGACAAGATCCGCTGCTCTTTCTGCCACAAGAAGAGCGCGGAGGTGAAGAAGATGATTGCCGGTCCCGGTGTGCACATTTGTGACCAATGCATCGAACTGTGCAATGAAATCCTCGCGCAGGAGCGCCTCGCCACCTCTACCGAGCCCCGTCTCCCGATGTGGGAGTCCATGACAGAGGAGCAAATACTCGAGCATCTTCCGAAAATCGCCGCCGTGCAGGCACAGGTGGACGACAACCTGCGCGACTGGGTGGCCCACCTTCGCGGCAGGGACGTCAGCTGGGAACGCATCGGCGTCTCGCTCGGCATGACGCGGCAGTCCGCGTGGGAACGGTTCAGGAGCGAGACCTGA
- a CDS encoding SDR family NAD(P)-dependent oxidoreductase, producing the protein MDVNGSAAIISGGASGLGEATARELARAGATVVVADLNEERGKTVADEIGGVFVKTDVSDDEQVQAAVDAAVATGKPLRVVVNSAGIGWAERTVNRDGSPHNPATYRKVIEVNLIGTFNLMRIGAAAIAKTEPADADGQRGVVINTASVAALEGQTGQLAYSASKGGIVGMTVPAARDLAAIGVRVNTICPGIIDTPIYGFTANSEEFKAKLVAPVVFPKRMGRADEFAHLVHSLIQNDYMNAEVIRFDGGIRFQPK; encoded by the coding sequence ATGGACGTGAACGGATCTGCAGCAATCATCTCCGGCGGCGCCAGCGGCCTCGGCGAGGCCACGGCCCGCGAGCTGGCCCGCGCGGGCGCCACGGTCGTCGTCGCCGACCTCAACGAGGAGCGCGGCAAGACCGTCGCCGACGAGATCGGCGGGGTGTTCGTCAAGACCGACGTGTCGGACGACGAGCAGGTGCAGGCCGCCGTGGACGCCGCGGTGGCCACCGGCAAGCCGCTGCGCGTGGTGGTCAACAGCGCCGGCATCGGCTGGGCCGAGCGCACGGTCAACCGTGACGGCAGCCCGCACAACCCGGCCACGTACCGCAAGGTCATCGAGGTCAACCTGATCGGCACGTTCAACCTCATGCGCATCGGCGCCGCGGCGATCGCCAAGACGGAGCCGGCCGACGCGGACGGGCAGCGGGGCGTGGTGATCAACACGGCCTCCGTGGCGGCGCTGGAGGGCCAGACGGGGCAGCTGGCGTACTCCGCCTCCAAGGGCGGCATCGTGGGCATGACGGTGCCCGCGGCGCGCGACCTGGCCGCGATCGGCGTGCGGGTGAACACGATCTGCCCGGGCATCATCGACACGCCCATCTACGGCTTCACGGCGAACTCGGAGGAGTTCAAGGCCAAGCTCGTGGCGCCGGTGGTGTTCCCCAAGCGCATGGGGCGGGCCGACGAGTTCGCGCACCTGGTGCACTCGCTGATCCAGAACGACTACATGAACGCCGAGGTCATCCGCTTCGACGGCGGCATCCGCTTCCAGCCCAAGTGA
- the cbiQ gene encoding cobalt ECF transporter T component CbiQ, whose translation MGAGHHHQLYLPGDSVVHRLPPQCKLLAVFAFAIVVVATPRERFWAFALYAALLGAVAVAARVPLPYVLRRMVIEVPFVLFAFLIPVIGLGDRTTVLGVSLSVPGLWAAWNILAKATLGVIASILLAATTEPRVILIGAQRLRLPALLVQIAMFMLRYMDVIVDEMRRMRVARESRGFVARDLRHVPVIARSAGALFIRSYERGERVHLAMLSRGYTGTMPMIQDISASVRQWGIALALPAAALAVWGLSW comes from the coding sequence GTGGGCGCGGGGCACCATCACCAGCTCTACCTGCCGGGCGACTCGGTCGTGCACCGGCTGCCGCCGCAGTGCAAGCTGCTGGCCGTCTTCGCCTTCGCGATCGTCGTGGTGGCCACGCCTAGGGAAAGGTTCTGGGCGTTCGCGCTCTACGCCGCCCTGCTGGGGGCCGTGGCGGTGGCCGCGCGGGTGCCGCTGCCGTACGTGCTGCGGCGGATGGTGATCGAGGTGCCCTTCGTGCTGTTCGCCTTCCTCATCCCGGTCATCGGGCTGGGGGATCGGACCACGGTCCTCGGGGTCTCGCTGAGCGTGCCCGGCCTCTGGGCCGCCTGGAACATCCTGGCCAAGGCCACGCTCGGCGTGATCGCCTCCATCCTGCTCGCGGCCACCACCGAGCCGCGGGTGATCCTGATCGGCGCCCAGCGGCTGCGGCTGCCGGCCCTGCTGGTGCAGATCGCCATGTTCATGCTGAGGTACATGGACGTGATCGTGGACGAGATGCGGCGGATGCGGGTGGCCAGGGAGTCGCGCGGGTTCGTGGCGCGTGATCTGCGGCACGTCCCGGTGATCGCCCGGTCCGCCGGGGCGCTGTTCATCCGTTCGTACGAGCGGGGCGAGCGCGTGCATCTGGCCATGCTCAGCAGGGGATACACCGGCACGATGCCGATGATCCAAGATATTTCGGCATCTGTACGTCAATGGGGCATCGCTCTGGCTCTGCCGGCCGCGGCCCTCGCAGTATGGGGACTTTCGTGGTGA
- a CDS encoding energy-coupling factor ABC transporter ATP-binding protein, protein MVNSLDVRQLAYAYPDGTQALFGVDLSIGRGERVALLGPNGAGKTTLVMHLNGILTPGHGTVTVAGTPVRKDTLKEVRQRVGLVFQDPDDQLFMPTVRDDVAFGPANAGVRGEDLNRVVKDALERVGMLEAIDRPPHHLSFGQRRRVAVATVLAMAPEILVLDEPSSNLDPAARRELAEILRSLDVTVLMVTHDLPYALELCERSLILSGGVIAADGPTRELLSDAELLAEHRLELPYGFAIPAV, encoded by the coding sequence GTGGTGAACTCTCTCGACGTCCGGCAACTCGCCTACGCCTATCCCGACGGCACGCAGGCGTTGTTCGGCGTGGACCTGTCGATCGGCCGCGGCGAGCGCGTGGCCCTGCTCGGCCCGAACGGCGCCGGCAAGACCACCCTCGTCATGCATCTCAACGGCATTCTCACCCCGGGCCACGGCACTGTCACCGTGGCCGGCACGCCGGTGCGCAAGGACACGCTCAAGGAGGTCAGGCAGCGCGTCGGCCTGGTCTTCCAGGACCCGGACGACCAGCTCTTCATGCCCACGGTCCGGGACGACGTCGCCTTCGGCCCGGCCAACGCGGGCGTGCGGGGCGAGGACCTCAACCGCGTGGTCAAGGACGCCCTGGAGCGGGTCGGCATGCTGGAGGCCATCGACCGGCCGCCGCATCACCTGTCGTTCGGGCAGCGGCGCCGGGTGGCGGTGGCGACCGTGCTGGCCATGGCGCCGGAGATCCTGGTGCTCGACGAGCCCTCCTCCAACCTCGACCCGGCCGCCCGCAGGGAGCTGGCCGAGATCCTGCGCTCGCTCGACGTGACGGTGCTCATGGTCACGCACGACCTTCCGTACGCGCTGGAATTGTGCGAACGTTCGCTGATCCTTTCCGGCGGCGTGATCGCCGCCGACGGGCCCACGCGTGAGCTGCTCTCGGACGCGGAACTGCTGGCCGAGCACCGCCTGGAGCTGCCATACGGATTCGCGATCCCTGCGGTGTGA
- a CDS encoding NAD(P)H-dependent amine dehydrogenase family protein, translated as MMSTVVWGTGNVGRAAIRAVEAHPGLKLTAVLVHDPDKVGKDAGDLGGLGHELGVAATDDVDAVLGASPRAVVYAASGDLRPQEALADVTRAIRAGAVVVTPSLYALYDQRNAPPELREPVLAAIGEGGGSLFVSGIDPGWGNDVLPLLVSGLGSAIDAIRCQEIFDYSTYDQPDSVRYLVGMGQPMDYEPPMIAPTVPTMVWGGQVRLMARALGVELDELRETCERRALDATVGEFEAGTQGAVRFEVQGVVGGEPRIVVEHVTRIHPSCAPDWPMPPNGVGAHRVIIEGRPRIEVTVEATDEGGNLSAGGNATAVARLVGAIDWLADAGPGLYDALDVPLRPGRLGGERP; from the coding sequence ATGATGTCCACGGTTGTCTGGGGCACGGGCAACGTCGGCCGCGCGGCCATCCGTGCGGTCGAGGCCCATCCGGGGCTGAAGCTCACAGCCGTACTCGTCCACGATCCGGACAAGGTCGGCAAGGACGCCGGCGACCTCGGCGGGCTCGGCCACGAGCTCGGGGTCGCCGCCACCGACGACGTCGACGCCGTGCTGGGCGCGAGCCCCCGCGCGGTGGTCTACGCCGCCTCCGGCGACCTGCGCCCCCAGGAGGCGCTCGCCGACGTGACCAGGGCGATCCGAGCCGGAGCCGTCGTCGTCACCCCCTCCCTCTACGCGCTCTACGACCAGCGCAACGCCCCGCCCGAGCTGCGTGAGCCGGTGCTGGCCGCCATCGGCGAGGGCGGCGGCTCGCTGTTCGTGTCGGGCATCGATCCCGGCTGGGGCAACGACGTGCTGCCGTTGCTGGTCAGCGGGCTCGGCTCCGCCATCGACGCGATCCGCTGCCAGGAGATCTTCGACTACTCCACGTACGACCAGCCCGACTCCGTCCGCTACCTGGTCGGCATGGGCCAGCCGATGGACTACGAGCCGCCGATGATCGCGCCGACCGTCCCGACCATGGTGTGGGGCGGCCAGGTACGGCTGATGGCCAGGGCGCTCGGCGTCGAGCTCGACGAGCTCCGCGAGACCTGTGAGCGGCGCGCGCTCGACGCCACGGTGGGCGAGTTCGAGGCGGGGACGCAGGGCGCGGTGCGGTTCGAGGTGCAGGGCGTCGTCGGGGGCGAGCCCCGCATCGTCGTCGAGCACGTCACCCGCATCCACCCCTCCTGCGCGCCCGACTGGCCGATGCCTCCGAACGGCGTGGGCGCACACCGCGTGATCATCGAGGGCCGGCCGCGCATCGAGGTCACGGTGGAGGCCACGGACGAGGGCGGCAACCTGTCCGCCGGAGGGAACGCCACCGCGGTCGCCCGCCTGGTGGGCGCCATCGACTGGCTCGCGGACGCCGGACCCGGTCTGTACGACGCGCTCGACGTCCCCCTGCGACCCGGCAGACTCGGAGGAGAACGACCGTGA
- a CDS encoding class I SAM-dependent methyltransferase has protein sequence MLTHDAASQWLARWDRQQEGYLPDREERFTALIDAVEALNRPDPVVIDLGCGPGSLSARLLDRLPEARVISVDADPLLLGLGRAAYPQLTFVSADLRTGGWTELLGLEGPADAAISTTALHWISAADLKGVYGEVASVLRPGGLLLNGDHMDTDDTAPTLSRLERAVHDRETERAFGANPPEDWRAWWDAIEADPAFAELNEARRTTAGASHHGSESHLLSHHVEALREAGFAEVGTLWQRGNNRLLCAVRS, from the coding sequence GTGCTCACTCACGATGCCGCATCGCAGTGGCTCGCGCGCTGGGACCGCCAGCAGGAGGGCTACCTCCCCGACCGCGAGGAGCGCTTCACCGCCCTGATCGACGCCGTGGAGGCGCTGAACCGGCCGGATCCGGTGGTGATCGACCTGGGGTGCGGCCCCGGCTCCCTGTCGGCCCGGCTGCTCGACCGCCTGCCCGAGGCGAGGGTGATCTCGGTGGACGCCGACCCGCTGCTGCTCGGGCTCGGGCGGGCCGCGTACCCGCAACTGACGTTCGTCTCGGCGGACCTGCGTACCGGCGGCTGGACGGAGCTGCTCGGGCTGGAGGGGCCCGCCGACGCCGCGATCAGCACGACGGCGCTGCACTGGATCTCCGCCGCCGACCTCAAGGGCGTGTACGGCGAGGTGGCGAGCGTGCTGCGGCCCGGCGGGCTGCTGCTCAACGGCGACCACATGGACACCGACGACACCGCCCCCACCCTGTCCCGCCTTGAGCGCGCGGTCCACGACAGGGAGACGGAGCGGGCGTTCGGCGCGAACCCGCCGGAGGACTGGCGGGCCTGGTGGGACGCGATCGAGGCGGACCCGGCCTTCGCCGAGCTCAACGAGGCGCGCCGCACCACGGCCGGGGCCTCGCACCACGGCTCGGAGTCGCACCTGCTCTCGCATCACGTCGAGGCGCTCCGGGAGGCCGGGTTCGCGGAGGTCGGCACGCTCTGGCAGCGGGGGAACAACCGCCTGCTGTGCGCCGTACGGAGCTGA
- a CDS encoding CGNR zinc finger domain-containing protein, protein MVRTTVALVNALTPGEQRGRAYPAPNAPGVAAAESLRTVYPDHREVTDAEGAELAEVAARLRTVFAAVAADDIDAAATEVNALLEESHARPMLERHDGEPWHLHFHGPGGTLAGEWAASCATGLAIVLGSEFSDRLGVCTAPHCDRVYVDVSRNGTRRFCSTACQNRVKTAAFRARSRAD, encoded by the coding sequence GTGGTCAGAACCACGGTGGCCCTCGTCAACGCGCTGACCCCCGGCGAGCAGCGGGGACGCGCTTATCCGGCGCCGAACGCCCCCGGTGTCGCCGCCGCCGAGAGCCTGCGTACGGTCTATCCCGATCACCGCGAGGTCACCGACGCGGAAGGCGCCGAGCTGGCCGAGGTGGCCGCCCGCCTGCGCACGGTCTTCGCCGCCGTGGCCGCCGACGACATCGACGCCGCCGCCACCGAGGTCAACGCACTGCTGGAGGAGAGTCACGCCAGGCCGATGCTGGAGCGGCACGACGGCGAGCCCTGGCACCTGCACTTCCACGGCCCGGGCGGCACGCTGGCGGGCGAGTGGGCGGCGAGCTGTGCCACCGGGCTGGCGATCGTGCTGGGCAGCGAGTTCAGCGACCGCCTGGGGGTCTGCACCGCGCCGCACTGCGACCGGGTCTACGTGGACGTCTCGCGCAACGGCACCCGGAGGTTCTGCTCCACGGCCTGCCAGAACCGCGTCAAGACGGCCGCCTTCCGCGCCAGGAGCCGGGCCGACTGA
- a CDS encoding carboxymuconolactone decarboxylase family protein → MNIDIPAGKDPISYVWGEMVPGIGIAASKFSMSVYTHTTLGLREFEAARLRIAQINGCAFCLDWRTERDGQKVEDTFDDAVTQWRTTDAFDDRTRLAAEYAERYALDHHGLDEEFWARMTAHYSQLEIVELSMCLGSWLAFGRLNHVLGLDTACTLTGGSSPTPRL, encoded by the coding sequence GTGAACATCGACATTCCCGCAGGCAAGGACCCGATCTCGTACGTGTGGGGCGAGATGGTCCCCGGCATCGGGATCGCCGCCTCGAAGTTCTCGATGTCGGTCTACACCCACACGACCCTCGGACTGCGCGAGTTCGAGGCCGCGCGGCTGCGGATCGCGCAGATCAACGGGTGCGCCTTCTGCCTCGACTGGCGTACGGAACGGGACGGGCAGAAGGTCGAGGACACCTTCGACGACGCGGTCACGCAGTGGCGCACGACCGACGCGTTCGACGACCGCACCCGCCTGGCGGCCGAGTACGCCGAGCGGTACGCCCTGGACCACCACGGCCTGGACGAGGAGTTCTGGGCTCGGATGACGGCGCACTACAGCCAGCTCGAGATCGTGGAGCTGAGCATGTGCCTCGGCTCGTGGCTGGCGTTCGGCCGCCTCAACCACGTCCTGGGCCTCGACACCGCATGCACGCTGACCGGCGGCTCATCGCCCACCCCCCGATTATGA
- a CDS encoding glycosyltransferase family 2 protein — MSATGNGDDAVDVSVVIPAHNCRAYLDRCLTSALVQRVKKEIVVVDDGSTDGSAELLDLYAAYHRASVKVVHIDGSGGAGRPRNIGIEHASGRYVFFCDADDYLGPEALERMVAMADRNGSDIVLGKIVGHGRRVPTSMFQQSADRVTIGDSNVYNSLCCFKLFRRELLERHRIRFGEGMLVGEDILFTVHAYCHAGTVSVVADYDCYHLVSRPDGTSIMQQRDSRDPLAWLAMIRAPIRLMARHVEPGPLRDHLLRRHFRLDVFAQLGQVFLESDDVRRKDIAREVAALCDEWYTPGVHDLLDGVDRQRVAALDDIDRLVRLARIENAAVRRRLTGLSWDGDTLVVTGSAGLDGIGGDDGLAVVLRARHDPAAEVVVQAEHKGGDFTARVEVPALGSGIWDLRVAVEVEGVVRLGRLGAERDSGVNRPPPRLIGDAVALPYFTRDNGNLSIDVGGHVVGVPGSVRLIRTRWALGHRLLVDGEVRVAGAAPAASAVKRVVWRERRSGRERAEPAVALPGGGFVARLGVGWLPPGTWDAYLELDLGGPPARFRIETDAETVAAPRRWWAAAVLRSVRPYATSGKGRLSTVVRRLTARMIIRRIMR; from the coding sequence ATGTCTGCAACGGGGAACGGTGACGACGCGGTCGATGTGAGCGTCGTCATCCCTGCCCACAACTGCCGGGCCTACCTCGACAGATGTCTCACCTCCGCGCTCGTGCAGCGCGTGAAGAAGGAGATCGTCGTCGTCGACGACGGCTCCACCGACGGCAGCGCCGAGCTCCTCGACCTCTACGCCGCCTATCACCGGGCCAGCGTCAAGGTCGTCCACATCGACGGCAGCGGCGGCGCGGGCCGGCCGCGCAACATCGGCATCGAGCACGCCTCCGGCCGGTACGTGTTCTTCTGCGACGCCGACGACTACCTCGGCCCCGAGGCGCTGGAGCGCATGGTCGCCATGGCCGACAGGAACGGCTCCGACATCGTCCTCGGCAAGATCGTCGGCCATGGCAGGCGGGTGCCGACGTCGATGTTCCAGCAGAGCGCCGACCGGGTGACCATCGGCGACAGCAACGTCTACAACAGCCTGTGCTGCTTCAAGCTGTTCAGGAGGGAGTTGCTCGAACGCCACCGCATCAGGTTCGGCGAGGGCATGCTCGTGGGCGAGGACATCCTCTTCACCGTCCACGCCTACTGCCACGCCGGGACCGTCTCCGTCGTGGCCGACTACGACTGCTACCACCTCGTGTCCAGGCCCGACGGCACCAGCATCATGCAGCAGCGCGACAGCAGGGACCCGCTCGCCTGGCTGGCCATGATCAGGGCGCCGATCCGGCTCATGGCCCGGCACGTCGAGCCCGGCCCGCTCCGCGACCACCTGCTGCGCCGGCACTTCAGGCTGGACGTGTTCGCCCAGCTCGGGCAGGTGTTCCTGGAGAGCGACGACGTGCGGCGCAAGGACATCGCGCGGGAGGTGGCCGCCCTGTGCGACGAGTGGTACACCCCCGGCGTCCACGACCTGCTCGACGGCGTCGACAGGCAGCGGGTGGCGGCGCTCGACGACATCGACCGCCTCGTGCGCCTGGCCCGCATCGAGAACGCCGCCGTGCGGCGCAGGCTGACCGGGCTGAGCTGGGACGGCGACACCCTCGTGGTGACGGGGTCGGCCGGGCTCGACGGCATCGGCGGGGACGACGGCCTGGCCGTGGTGCTGCGCGCGCGGCACGACCCGGCCGCCGAGGTGGTCGTCCAGGCCGAGCACAAGGGGGGCGACTTCACCGCGCGGGTGGAAGTGCCCGCGCTCGGCTCGGGGATCTGGGACCTGCGGGTGGCCGTCGAGGTCGAAGGCGTGGTGCGGCTCGGCAGGCTCGGGGCCGAACGCGACAGTGGCGTCAACCGCCCGCCGCCCCGGCTGATCGGCGACGCCGTCGCGCTGCCGTACTTCACCAGGGACAACGGCAACCTCAGCATTGACGTCGGCGGCCACGTGGTCGGGGTTCCCGGCTCGGTGCGGCTCATCAGGACGAGGTGGGCGCTGGGGCACCGGCTGCTCGTCGACGGCGAGGTCCGCGTCGCGGGCGCCGCCCCCGCCGCCTCGGCGGTCAAGCGGGTCGTCTGGCGCGAGCGGCGCAGCGGCCGTGAGCGGGCCGAGCCCGCCGTGGCGCTGCCCGGCGGCGGTTTCGTGGCCAGGCTCGGGGTGGGCTGGCTGCCGCCCGGCACCTGGGACGCGTACCTGGAGCTGGACCTGGGCGGGCCGCCCGCGCGGTTCAGGATCGAGACCGACGCCGAGACGGTGGCGGCGCCGCGCCGGTGGTGGGCCGCGGCCGTGCTCAGGAGCGTGCGGCCGTACGCGACGTCGGGCAAGGGCCGGCTGAGCACCGTGGTGCGGCGGCTCACGGCCAGGATGATCATCAGGAGAATCATGCGCTAA